In one window of Littorina saxatilis isolate snail1 linkage group LG11, US_GU_Lsax_2.0, whole genome shotgun sequence DNA:
- the LOC138980302 gene encoding toll-like receptor 13 → MKPLLRSFVIAIALSHAAILLVFVLPTPTAARHGPTRTCRIPTPKGGKRHDCYDRKCWCTKTRAYCSNNKGSLLFVPRLPRGIQFLDLAYDNLSTIPEDFFANVTNLTSVSLSTNFIASIAEGAFEALKRLEVVFLDNNFHLTGEVLKPVFESKTLKCVDLRFGKLKALPNNAYESPNLEEFYFHGEKVTVLNFSGFESVTKLRLLDWSGNYVKQIVPGLMRKLEILDLSNNPLSSFPDTCSAAAASFFPRLTLLNLKHNQIHSVPSPLCLPRLQHLDLGGNRFEYLPPNTFHHALFPQLNNLYLGSMDINIKNIDAFAFNNTHLKMISFMYDNLKFSDEESIAMDSFAGCPNLQRLQLSSNFFSGVSDERFLGLFGNLTRLDTIYMGRTFLERISVRTFAKFPRLKSLFLYLNKITVIPDGAFAGNPLLEELNLNDNHVTTVTRTTFTVANRYSFKQLDLSGNPFSCDCDLRWFSDWLRSNKTLFKHSRSLYNCSKLHQEVASFTIPDQACMLSPDTSEFIVVSVSLLLMVMTLVSAVFRYRWHIRLLLYEAFRGRDDVRRRRLEEGNFDYDVFVSYASEDLPWVYTTVIPELEGRLGLRLCVHERDFILGNNIVDNIADCVESSKKILMVFSNHFVRSQWCQFELAYCLRHVMDYNDALIVVCLGDVASRDLTTHMMAVMKTTTYIQWAEDDDAVASLWGRLRLALGEILPAN, encoded by the coding sequence ATGAAGCCTCTGCTTCGTTCCTTTGTTATTGCAATAGCATTGAGCCACGCTGCgattcttcttgtctttgtccTCCCAACTCCAACTGCAGCCCGTCATGGACCCACACGAACCTGTAGGATTCCAACGCCTAAGGGAGGTAAGCGTCACGACTGTTACGACCGGAAGTGCTGGTGCACCAAGACCAGGGCATACTGCTCGAATAACAAAGGCAGTCTCTTGTTCGTGCCCAGACTGCCACGTGGCATTCAGTTCTTGGACCTTGCCTACGACAACCTCAGCACAATCCCTGAAGATTTTTTCGCCAACGTGACCAACTTGACGTCTGTCTCGCTCAGCACCAACTTCATCGCCAGCATCGCTGAAGGGGCGTTTGAGGCGTTGAAGCGGTTGGAGGTGGTGTTCTTGGATAACAACTTCCACCTGACTGGGGAAGTCCTGAAGCCTGTCTTTGAATCTAAGACGTTGAAGTGTGTGGATCTTCGCTTTGGAAAACTAAAGGCACTTCCCAATAACGCTTACGAGTCGCCAAACTTGGAAGAGTTTTATTTTCACGGTGAAAAGGTCACAGTTTTGAATTTCTCCGGGTTTGAATCTGTAACAAAGCTGCGCTTGTTAGATTGGTCAGGTAACTACGTCAAGCAAATCGTCCCAGGTTTGATGAGAAAGTTGGAGATCTTGGATTTATCAAACAACCCGCTGTCGTCTTTCCCAGATACATGTAGCGCCGCGGCCGCTTCATTCTTTCCACGTTTAACTTTGCTGAACTTGAAGCACAACCAGATCCACTCCGTCCCTTCTCCGTTATGTCTGCCCAGACTGCAGCATCTTGACCTCGGAGGAAACCGGTTTGAGTATCTGCCACCAAACACGTTTCACCACGCTCTCTTTCCGCAGCTCAACAATCTTTACCTTGGGTCTATGGATATAAACATTAAAAACATCGATGCCTTCGCTTTTAACAACACCCACCTGAAGATGATTTCTTTCATGTATGACAACCTCAAGTTTTCAGACGAAGAATCCATTGCGATGGACAGTTTCGCTGGATGCCCCAATCTTCAGCGTCTTCAGCTCAGTAGCAATTTCTTCAGTGGAGTGTCAGACGAGAGGTTCCTCGGCCTGTTCGGGAATCTGACTAGGTTGGACACCATTTACATGGGGAGGACCTTCCTGGAGAGAATCAGTGTCCGGACCTTTGCCAAATTTCCTCGCTTGAAGAGTCTGTTTCTGTATCTGAACAAAATAACTGTCATCCCGGACGGCGCTTTTGCGGGAAACCCTCTACTGGAAGAGTTAAACCTGAACGATAACCACGTCACCACCGTCACGAGAACAACGTTCACTGTAGCAAATCGTTACAGTTTTAAGCAGCTTGACCTCAGTGGGAACCCGTTTTCCTGTGACTGTGACCTGCGATGGTTTAGTGACTGGCTGAGAAGCAACAAAACACTCTTCAAACACTCCCGCTCATTGTACAACTGCTCTAAACTTCACCAGGAGGTGGCTTCCTTCACCATACCTGACCAGGCCTGCATGCTGTCTCCGGACACTAGCGAGTTTATTGTGGTCAGTGTCTCTCTGCTGCTGATGGTTATGACTCTAGTGTCTGCTGTCTTTCGCTACCGCTGGCACATCCGTCTGCTGCTGTACGAAGCCTTCAGAGGGAGAGATGACGTCAGGAGACGTCGCCTGGAGGAAGGGAACTTTGACTATGACGTCTTCGTGTCCTACGCCTCTGAAGATCTGCCCTGGGTGTACACAACTGTCATACCGGAGCTGGAGGGCCGTCTTGGGCTGAGGCTGTGTGTCCACGAGAGAGACTTCATCCTCGGCAACAACATCGTGGACAACATTGCAGACTGTGTGGAAAGCAGCAAGAAGATCCTGATGGTCTTCTCCAATCACTTTGTCCGCAGCCAATGGTGTCAGTTTGAACTTGCTTACTGCCTTCGTCACGTCATGGATTACAATGACGCGTTGATTGTCGTCTGCCTGGGTGACGTGGCGTCACGTGACCTGACGACACACATGATGGCGGTGATGAAGACCACGACCTACATCCAGTGGGCTGAGGATGATGACGCTGTTGCTTCGCTCTGGGGAAGACTTCGGTTGGCGCTGGGAGAGATTCTTCCAGCAAACTAG